A genomic stretch from Cryomorphaceae bacterium 1068 includes:
- a CDS encoding SiaB family protein kinase codes for MNLTRDALEHFYSEAECFYKDLSADNKTEVIVHYAGDLNFGFASALTSRMEKLLDEKVENKTARKRFFTVFIEAIQNIRLHSEMDESDHVHTVVTVYRKANKLCGQFSNIIDQRKVADLKARFDSINEMDPVSLKEKYMEVMMNGARSSKGGAGLGIITMVMRSKNASPYHLSPLDEQHKIFSHTVCVDLA; via the coding sequence ATGAACCTCACTAGAGATGCTTTGGAACATTTTTACTCCGAGGCTGAATGTTTTTATAAAGACCTGAGCGCAGACAATAAAACTGAGGTAATCGTGCATTATGCAGGAGACCTGAACTTTGGTTTTGCCAGCGCCCTGACTTCCCGAATGGAGAAGCTTCTTGATGAAAAGGTTGAGAATAAAACGGCTAGAAAGAGGTTTTTCACCGTATTTATTGAGGCTATTCAGAATATTCGTCTCCATAGTGAGATGGATGAAAGCGATCATGTCCACACAGTGGTTACAGTATATCGAAAAGCGAATAAGCTCTGTGGTCAATTTTCAAATATCATTGATCAACGGAAAGTCGCTGATTTGAAGGCTCGCTTCGATTCTATAAATGAGATGGATCCCGTTTCGCTCAAGGAAAAGTACATGGAAGTCATGATGAACGGAGCTAGAAGTAGCAAAGGGGGCGCAGGCCTGGGGATTATTACCATGGTTATGAGATCGAAAAATGCCAGTCCTTATCATTTATCTCCTCTCGATGAGCAACACAAAATATTCTCTCATACCGTTTGCGTAGATTTGGCTTAA
- a CDS encoding type IX secretion system membrane protein PorP/SprF, with the protein MRRLIHISLIGMFMSLALVVRAQDQQYTQFYAAPMLLNPAFAGTSIQSRVAMNYRNQWPTLPQAFVSYNFSFDHFFADIKSGVGINVSHDKAGTGALTYTNVSLQYAYEFNVTRKISLRPAITVGYGSNYLDINKLTFGDQLARQDDGLTTLDPDRARFSQEPVAYPDFGAGFLVYAEKFWIGASVYHINEPVHSLVGRESVLPRRVSAHGGIRLKLSEIGAFSKRQFIVPAFNYQLQGLFDQLDLGFYYEYDPVVIGLWYRGLPGLKKNANNTINQDALAVLIGYEINNMQIGYSYDLTISSLSPNSGGAHEISVILEFASKKSKKKNKRRVMPCAKF; encoded by the coding sequence ATGAGACGCCTCATACACATATCGCTAATTGGGATGTTCATGTCTCTTGCCCTAGTGGTTAGGGCTCAGGATCAGCAGTACACGCAGTTTTATGCTGCGCCTATGTTGTTGAATCCCGCGTTTGCAGGAACTTCTATTCAGAGTAGGGTAGCCATGAATTATCGAAATCAGTGGCCTACACTGCCTCAAGCGTTTGTGTCCTACAATTTTTCGTTTGACCACTTTTTCGCTGACATTAAAAGCGGTGTCGGGATTAACGTTTCTCACGATAAGGCGGGCACAGGTGCTTTGACCTATACCAACGTATCTCTGCAGTATGCGTACGAGTTTAACGTGACAAGAAAGATCAGCCTTCGTCCGGCGATTACCGTTGGGTATGGAAGTAATTATTTGGATATTAATAAGCTGACCTTCGGAGATCAATTGGCTAGACAAGACGATGGTTTAACCACTCTTGATCCTGACCGTGCTCGATTTAGTCAAGAGCCAGTGGCTTACCCGGATTTCGGAGCAGGATTTTTGGTTTATGCTGAGAAGTTTTGGATAGGAGCTTCAGTCTATCACATTAATGAGCCCGTTCATTCCCTTGTGGGGAGAGAGAGCGTATTGCCGCGACGAGTTTCTGCTCACGGGGGAATCAGATTGAAACTTTCTGAGATTGGCGCATTTTCAAAGCGGCAGTTTATCGTTCCGGCTTTCAACTACCAGCTTCAAGGGTTGTTTGACCAATTGGATTTGGGTTTCTATTATGAGTACGATCCTGTGGTGATAGGTCTCTGGTACCGAGGGCTGCCCGGACTCAAGAAGAATGCCAATAACACTATAAATCAAGATGCTTTGGCTGTCTTGATCGGTTATGAGATAAATAATATGCAAATCGGATATAGCTACGATCTCACCATATCATCTCTTTCACCCAATAGTGGAGGCGCTCACGAGATTTCAGTAATCCTTGAATTTGCGAGCAAAAAAAGCAAGAAAAAGAATAAACGAAGAGTTATGCCTTGTGCTAAATTCTAA